Proteins co-encoded in one Microcebus murinus isolate Inina chromosome 5, M.murinus_Inina_mat1.0, whole genome shotgun sequence genomic window:
- the AMD1 gene encoding S-adenosylmethionine decarboxylase proenzyme isoform X1, with protein sequence MEAAHFFEGTEKLLEVWFSRQQPDANQGSGDLRTIPRSEWDILLKDVQCSIISVTKTDKQEAYVLSESSMFVSKRRFILKTCGTTLLLKALVPLLKLARDYSGFDSIQSFFYSRKNFMKPSHQGYPHRNFQEEIEFLNAIFPNGAAYCMGRMNSDCWYLYTLDFPESRVISQPDQTLEILMSELDPAVMDQFYMKDGVTAKDVTRESGIRDLIPGSVIDATLFNPCGYSMNGMKSDGTYWTIHITPEPEFSYVSFETNLSQTSYDDLIRKVVEVFKPGKFVTTLFVNQSSKCRTVLASPQKIEGFKRLDCQSAMFNDYNFVFTSFAKKQQQQQS encoded by the exons ATGGAAGCTGCACATTTTTTCGAAGGGACGGAGAAGCTGCTGGAGGTTTGGTTCTCCCGGCAGCAACCTGACGCGAACCAAGGATCTGGGGATCTTCGCACTATCCCGAG ATCTGAGTGGGACATACTTTTGAAGGATGTGCAATGTTCAATCATAAGTGTGACAAAAACTGACAAGCAGGAAGCTTATGTACTCAG TGAGAGTAGCATGTTTGTCTCCAAGAGACGTTTCATTTTGAAGACATGTGGTACCACCCTCTTGCTGAAAGCACTGGTTCCCCTGTTGAAGCTTGCTAGGGATTACAGTGGGTTTGACTCAATTCAA agcttCTTTTATTCTCGTAAGAATTTCATGAAGCCTTCTCACCAAGGGTACCCACACCGGAATttccaggaagaaatagagtttCTAAATGCAATTTTCCCAA ATGGAGCAGCATATTGTATGGGACGTATGAATTCTGACTGTTG GTACTTATATACTCTGGATTTCCCAGAGAGTCGAGTAATCAGTCAGCCAGATCAGACCCTGGAAATTCTGATGAGTGAGCTTGACCCAGCAGTTATGGACCAGTTCTACATGAAAGACGGTGTTACTGCAAAGGATGTCACTCGT GAGAGTGGAATTCGTGACCTGATACCAGGTTCTGTCATTGATGCCACATTGTTCAATCCTTGTGGGTATTCAATGAATGGAATGAAATCGGAT GGAACTTATTGGACTATTCACATCACTCCAGAACCAGAATTTTCTTATGTTAGCTTTGAAACAAACTTAAGTCAGACCTCCTATGATGACCTGATCAGGAAAGTTGTGGAAGTCTTCAAGCCAGGAAAATTTGTGACGACCTTGTTTGTTAATCAG agttCTAAATGTCGCACGGTGCTTGCTTCGCCCCAGAAGATTGAAGGCTTTAAACGTCTTGATTGCCAGAGCGCTATGTTCAATgattacaattttgtttttaccaGTTTTGCTAAGAAGCAGCAACAACAGCAGAGTTGa
- the AMD1 gene encoding S-adenosylmethionine decarboxylase proenzyme isoform X2, producing MKPSHQGYPHRNFQEEIEFLNAIFPNGAAYCMGRMNSDCWYLYTLDFPESRVISQPDQTLEILMSELDPAVMDQFYMKDGVTAKDVTRESGIRDLIPGSVIDATLFNPCGYSMNGMKSDGTYWTIHITPEPEFSYVSFETNLSQTSYDDLIRKVVEVFKPGKFVTTLFVNQSSKCRTVLASPQKIEGFKRLDCQSAMFNDYNFVFTSFAKKQQQQQS from the exons ATGAAGCCTTCTCACCAAGGGTACCCACACCGGAATttccaggaagaaatagagtttCTAAATGCAATTTTCCCAA ATGGAGCAGCATATTGTATGGGACGTATGAATTCTGACTGTTG GTACTTATATACTCTGGATTTCCCAGAGAGTCGAGTAATCAGTCAGCCAGATCAGACCCTGGAAATTCTGATGAGTGAGCTTGACCCAGCAGTTATGGACCAGTTCTACATGAAAGACGGTGTTACTGCAAAGGATGTCACTCGT GAGAGTGGAATTCGTGACCTGATACCAGGTTCTGTCATTGATGCCACATTGTTCAATCCTTGTGGGTATTCAATGAATGGAATGAAATCGGAT GGAACTTATTGGACTATTCACATCACTCCAGAACCAGAATTTTCTTATGTTAGCTTTGAAACAAACTTAAGTCAGACCTCCTATGATGACCTGATCAGGAAAGTTGTGGAAGTCTTCAAGCCAGGAAAATTTGTGACGACCTTGTTTGTTAATCAG agttCTAAATGTCGCACGGTGCTTGCTTCGCCCCAGAAGATTGAAGGCTTTAAACGTCTTGATTGCCAGAGCGCTATGTTCAATgattacaattttgtttttaccaGTTTTGCTAAGAAGCAGCAACAACAGCAGAGTTGa